The following proteins are co-located in the Trichormus variabilis 0441 genome:
- a CDS encoding BON domain-containing protein, giving the protein MKKLTPLLISSLLVFGAAACQDGARTSQSAPDTPAENVQAPSAEATQAAQQDAQSEVRRDQLNSDIRAREQRNNATGGDAQRAEGDLASEVRSKLEANIPNGALTVQAEDNGTVTVGGTVNNQDQLAKIEPLAKEIKGVTNVVVKATVAPPNS; this is encoded by the coding sequence ATGAAAAAGCTTACTCCTCTTCTAATTAGTTCTTTACTAGTTTTTGGTGCTGCGGCTTGTCAAGATGGTGCAAGAACCAGTCAATCCGCACCCGATACTCCCGCAGAAAATGTACAAGCGCCCTCGGCGGAAGCAACCCAAGCTGCTCAACAAGACGCTCAGAGCGAGGTTCGTAGAGATCAACTCAACTCTGACATCCGCGCCCGCGAACAACGCAACAATGCTACTGGCGGCGATGCACAAAGAGCTGAAGGTGATTTAGCTAGCGAAGTTCGTTCTAAATTAGAGGCAAATATACCTAATGGTGCATTAACAGTCCAAGCAGAAGATAATGGTACTGTCACTGTCGGCGGAACCGTCAACAACCAAGACCAGTTGGCTAAAATCGAACCTTTAGCTAAAGAAATTAAAGGTGTCACCAACGTAGTTGTCAAAGCAACTGTCGCTCCCCCAAACAGTTAA
- the aroC gene encoding chorismate synthase codes for MGNTFGHLFRITTFGESHGGGVGVVIDGCPPLLEISPEEIQLELDRRRPGQSKITTPRKEADTCEILSGVYEGKTLGTPISILVRNKDTRPQDYDEMAQKYRPSHADATYDAKYGIRNWQGGGRSSARETIGRVAAGAIAKKILRQVANVEVIGYVKRIKDLEGVVDPNTVTLDQVESNIVRCPDGELADRMIELIEQTGRQGDSIGGVVECVARNVPKGLGEPVFDKLEADIAKAVMSLPASKGFEIGSGFAGTLLTGFEHNDEYYIDENGEIRTVTNRSGGIQGGIANGENIILRVAFKPTATIRKEQKTVTREGEETLLAAKGRHDPCVLPRAVPMVEAMVALVLCDHLLRHHGQCKVL; via the coding sequence ATGGGCAATACTTTTGGACATCTGTTTCGGATCACTACTTTTGGCGAGTCACATGGCGGAGGTGTGGGGGTTGTGATTGACGGCTGTCCCCCGCTACTCGAAATTTCTCCTGAGGAAATTCAACTAGAGTTAGACCGCAGACGACCCGGACAGAGTAAGATTACAACACCTCGTAAGGAAGCAGACACCTGCGAGATTTTGTCTGGAGTCTATGAAGGCAAAACTCTGGGAACGCCAATATCAATTTTGGTGCGAAATAAAGATACTCGTCCCCAAGATTACGATGAGATGGCGCAAAAGTATCGTCCTTCCCATGCTGATGCAACTTATGATGCTAAATATGGGATTCGGAATTGGCAAGGCGGCGGTAGATCCTCAGCGCGGGAGACAATTGGTAGAGTAGCCGCAGGTGCGATCGCTAAAAAAATCCTCCGGCAAGTTGCTAATGTAGAGGTTATAGGCTACGTCAAACGTATCAAAGACTTGGAAGGTGTTGTAGATCCCAATACCGTCACCTTAGACCAAGTGGAAAGCAACATTGTTCGTTGTCCTGATGGCGAATTAGCAGACCGCATGATTGAATTAATCGAACAAACAGGTAGACAAGGGGATTCTATCGGCGGTGTAGTGGAATGCGTAGCGCGGAATGTTCCTAAAGGCTTGGGTGAACCTGTATTCGATAAATTGGAAGCAGATATCGCCAAAGCTGTGATGTCTTTACCTGCTAGCAAAGGTTTTGAAATCGGTTCAGGTTTTGCTGGTACTCTACTCACAGGATTTGAGCATAACGACGAATATTATATTGATGAAAACGGTGAGATTCGCACAGTAACCAACCGTTCTGGTGGCATTCAAGGCGGTATTGCCAACGGCGAGAATATCATTTTGCGAGTTGCTTTTAAACCCACAGCCACAATTAGAAAAGAGCAAAAAACAGTTACTCGTGAAGGCGAAGAAACCCTATTAGCCGCCAAAGGCAGACATGATCCCTGTGTCCTACCCCGTGCAGTCCCGATGGTGGAAGCAATGGTAGCGCTGGTATTGTGCGATCATTTGTTACGCCATCACGGACAGTGTAAGGTGCTATGA
- a CDS encoding BolA family protein translates to MITPQQVEAMIKAELPDAQVQVQDLTGGGDHYQVTVVSSQFAGKRLVQQHQLVYGALRQAMSTEAIHALALKTYTPETSQ, encoded by the coding sequence ATGATTACTCCGCAGCAGGTTGAAGCAATGATCAAGGCGGAACTGCCAGACGCGCAGGTTCAGGTGCAAGACTTGACCGGTGGCGGCGACCATTATCAGGTGACTGTAGTCTCATCGCAGTTTGCAGGTAAGAGACTTGTGCAACAACATCAGTTAGTTTATGGTGCATTGCGGCAAGCTATGTCAACAGAAGCCATCCACGCCTTAGCATTGAAAACATACACTCCCGAAACTAGTCAATAG
- a CDS encoding DevA family ABC transporter ATP-binding protein yields the protein MLKVISVRNLDHYFGNGSLRKQVLFNINLEISAGEIVILTGPSGSGKTTLLNLVGGLRSPLVERSSSPLVERTSSQSASLRVLGQELYGASAERLVQARRRNGYIFQGHNLHGSLTALQNVKMGLELHQYIELAELETRAIQILEQVGLGNHLHYYPDQLSGGQKQRVAIARALVSHPQLVLADEPTASLDSQSGRDVVNLMQKLAHVKGSTILMVTHDHRILNIADRIVQMEDGRLMSPTPAVIS from the coding sequence ATGCTGAAAGTCATTTCCGTTCGGAATCTTGATCACTACTTTGGTAATGGTTCACTGCGTAAGCAAGTTTTATTTAATATCAACTTAGAAATTAGTGCTGGTGAAATCGTTATCTTGACTGGGCCTTCTGGTTCCGGTAAAACGACCTTACTTAATTTAGTGGGGGGATTGCGATCGCCTCTGGTGGAGCGTAGCTCATCGCCTTTGGTGGAGCGTACATCATCCCAGTCAGCTAGTTTACGAGTGCTGGGACAAGAATTGTACGGTGCTAGTGCGGAAAGATTGGTACAGGCGCGACGGCGTAACGGTTATATTTTTCAAGGGCATAATTTGCATGGTAGTTTAACCGCGCTGCAAAATGTCAAAATGGGGTTAGAACTACACCAATACATTGAATTAGCAGAATTAGAAACTCGTGCAATCCAAATTTTGGAACAGGTGGGACTAGGAAACCATCTGCATTACTACCCAGATCAACTATCTGGGGGACAAAAACAAAGGGTAGCGATCGCCCGTGCTTTAGTCAGTCATCCTCAGCTTGTGTTAGCAGATGAACCGACAGCATCCCTAGACAGCCAATCGGGACGAGATGTGGTTAACTTAATGCAAAAACTCGCTCACGTAAAAGGCAGTACAATCCTTATGGTTACTCATGATCACCGTATTCTCAATATTGCTGATCGAATTGTCCAGATGGAAGATGGTAGACTCATGAGTCCTACTCCTGCCGTAATTAGCTAA
- a CDS encoding CAAD domain-containing protein, translating to METEQKQPESLNTEVSQGTIALSSAGQSNLPLLPPATATTPEWQQITNQVTDFLAELPEYLGSFYQQYSRSILTVLLILAALVTLKVVLALLGAINGIPLLAPLFELIGLSYSTWFTFRYLIKSSTRQELTAEIRTLKSQVFGE from the coding sequence ATGGAAACCGAACAAAAGCAACCGGAATCCTTAAATACCGAAGTATCTCAGGGAACAATCGCACTGTCTAGTGCAGGACAGAGCAACCTACCTCTATTACCACCAGCTACAGCAACTACTCCTGAGTGGCAGCAAATTACCAATCAAGTAACGGACTTTTTGGCAGAACTTCCCGAATATTTAGGTAGTTTCTATCAACAATACAGCCGCTCAATTCTCACCGTTTTGCTCATCTTAGCGGCACTCGTCACCTTAAAAGTAGTACTAGCTTTGTTAGGTGCAATCAATGGTATTCCCTTGCTAGCGCCGTTATTTGAGTTGATTGGCCTTAGTTACTCAACATGGTTTACTTTCCGTTATCTGATCAAGTCCTCAACTCGCCAAGAATTAACCGCCGAAATTAGGACACTGAAATCTCAAGTTTTTGGGGAATAA
- a CDS encoding MogA/MoaB family molybdenum cofactor biosynthesis protein, with protein MMEKPHPDTPGITVNCAVITVSDTRTPETDKSGLLIQQLLIDANYTVETYAIIPDEPAQIQAQLALLSQNSNLDAVIFNGGTGIAPRDTTYDAIEKLLEKTLPGFGEIFRYLSYQEIGSRAIASRAIAGVYQNQLIFSLPGSSNAVRLGMEKLILPELTHLVSQVRK; from the coding sequence ATAATGGAAAAACCTCATCCAGATACACCAGGAATAACGGTAAATTGTGCGGTTATTACTGTGAGCGATACACGTACCCCAGAGACAGATAAAAGCGGTCTTCTCATTCAACAGTTACTAATCGATGCAAATTATACTGTAGAAACCTACGCAATTATTCCCGATGAACCAGCACAAATCCAAGCACAGTTGGCATTATTGAGTCAGAATTCTAATTTAGATGCGGTAATTTTTAATGGTGGTACAGGTATTGCACCGAGAGATACTACTTATGATGCTATTGAAAAACTATTAGAGAAAACCCTACCCGGATTTGGGGAAATATTTAGATATTTAAGTTATCAAGAAATTGGCTCACGAGCGATCGCCTCTCGTGCTATTGCAGGCGTATATCAAAATCAATTAATCTTCTCCCTTCCCGGTTCCAGCAACGCCGTGCGTTTAGGTATGGAAAAACTGATATTACCAGAACTCACTCACCTAGTTAGCCAGGTACGTAAATAA
- the psb28 gene encoding photosystem II reaction center protein Psb28 → MAKIQFSRGLDEEVIPEVRLTRSRTGDTGTATFIFTNPKILDQGTTEDITGMYLIDEEGEIITREVKGKFVNGRPEGVEAVYVMKSAQEWERFIRFMERYAQENDLGFSKS, encoded by the coding sequence ATGGCAAAAATCCAGTTTTCTAGAGGACTCGATGAAGAAGTAATTCCAGAAGTACGTTTGACGCGATCGCGCACAGGTGACACTGGTACAGCAACTTTTATTTTTACAAATCCTAAAATTTTAGACCAAGGTACTACTGAAGATATTACCGGGATGTATTTAATTGACGAAGAAGGAGAAATTATCACCCGTGAGGTTAAGGGTAAATTTGTCAACGGTAGACCTGAAGGAGTAGAGGCTGTTTATGTGATGAAATCAGCCCAAGAATGGGAGCGTTTCATCAGATTTATGGAACGTTACGCCCAAGAAAACGATTTAGGATTCAGTAAATCTTAA
- a CDS encoding general stress protein, whose translation MVVGVHRRAVGVFSHRRDAEQALHELKQSGFAMDRISIIAQDADRDEEIAGSPVREKVGDKSDEGAKTGAITGGALGGLGGLLVGLGTLAIPGIGPIMLAGATATTLATTLAGAGLGAVAGGLLGGLIGLGIPEERARGYEDRVRRGHYLVIVDGTDAEIAQAEAILRRRGIEDYDIYDAPGTAAAATGVTHRDVVPATTRQRSRRAIGVFPHRRDAEAALTELRDAGFSMNQVSLIAKDSSDSKTTGANLGHGNKADEGAKAGAATGGGLGALGGLLVGLGALAIPGVGPVIAGGAAATAIATTLAGGALGAAAGGIVGGLVGLGIPEDKARVYSDRFQRGDYLIIVDGTETEIQHAEAILKRRGIQEYSVFDATDLHDTHRRDVDSTITGDRTSSTVGDRISSTVGHDTEPSVVIIDHREERI comes from the coding sequence ATGGTAGTAGGTGTACATAGACGTGCTGTAGGCGTATTTTCTCATCGCCGAGATGCTGAACAAGCCCTCCACGAATTGAAACAATCCGGTTTTGCAATGGATAGAATTTCCATCATCGCTCAGGATGCAGACCGGGATGAAGAGATTGCTGGTAGCCCCGTGCGAGAGAAAGTAGGCGATAAGTCTGACGAGGGTGCCAAAACAGGGGCTATTACTGGCGGTGCTTTAGGCGGCTTGGGTGGTTTATTAGTTGGTCTTGGCACTCTAGCAATTCCAGGTATTGGGCCTATCATGTTAGCAGGAGCAACTGCGACCACCTTGGCTACAACCCTTGCTGGTGCTGGACTTGGTGCCGTGGCTGGTGGTCTATTGGGTGGGTTAATTGGTTTAGGAATTCCAGAGGAACGAGCTAGAGGCTATGAAGACCGTGTACGCCGTGGTCACTATTTAGTCATAGTAGACGGGACAGATGCAGAAATCGCCCAAGCAGAGGCAATCCTGCGTCGTCGCGGCATAGAAGACTACGATATCTATGATGCCCCTGGAACCGCAGCAGCAGCCACTGGCGTTACTCATCGAGATGTGGTTCCCGCAACAACCAGACAAAGAAGCAGAAGAGCGATCGGTGTATTCCCTCACCGTCGAGATGCAGAAGCCGCATTAACAGAATTGCGGGATGCAGGTTTCTCCATGAATCAAGTTTCCCTCATCGCCAAAGATAGCAGTGATAGCAAAACCACTGGTGCGAACCTCGGTCATGGTAATAAAGCCGACGAAGGAGCCAAGGCTGGAGCCGCTACAGGTGGAGGTTTAGGCGCTTTAGGCGGTCTATTAGTAGGATTGGGTGCTTTGGCAATCCCCGGAGTTGGGCCAGTCATTGCAGGTGGTGCAGCTGCTACCGCGATCGCCACAACTTTAGCAGGTGGCGCTCTCGGTGCAGCCGCAGGTGGAATTGTTGGCGGACTCGTGGGCTTGGGAATCCCTGAAGACAAAGCGCGAGTTTATAGCGATCGCTTCCAAAGAGGTGACTACCTCATCATTGTTGACGGTACAGAGACCGAAATTCAACACGCTGAGGCTATCCTCAAACGTCGTGGTATTCAAGAATACTCAGTTTTTGATGCCACCGATTTACATGATACACACCGCCGAGATGTTGATAGCACAATCACAGGCGATCGCACTTCCTCCACTGTAGGCGATCGTATTTCCTCTACTGTAGGTCACGACACAGAACCAAGCGTAGTGATTATTGATCACCGAGAAGAAAGAATCTAA
- the grxD gene encoding Grx4 family monothiol glutaredoxin, whose amino-acid sequence MTQETSEKISNLITQNKIMVFMKGTKLMPQCGFSNNVVQILNTLGVPFETINVLEDQEIRQGIKEYSNWPTIPQVYINGEFIGGSDILIELYQKGELQQLVEVALAS is encoded by the coding sequence ATGACACAGGAAACCAGCGAAAAAATTAGTAATTTAATAACACAAAATAAAATTATGGTTTTCATGAAGGGAACCAAATTGATGCCTCAGTGCGGCTTCTCTAACAATGTTGTGCAGATTCTCAATACTTTGGGTGTTCCTTTTGAGACTATCAACGTTTTAGAAGACCAAGAAATTCGTCAGGGTATTAAAGAATATTCCAACTGGCCGACAATTCCCCAAGTTTATATCAATGGTGAATTTATCGGTGGTTCCGATATTTTGATTGAACTTTACCAAAAAGGTGAGTTACAGCAATTAGTGGAAGTCGCTTTAGCTTCTTAG